In the genome of Vanacampus margaritifer isolate UIUO_Vmar chromosome 1, RoL_Vmar_1.0, whole genome shotgun sequence, one region contains:
- the mia2 gene encoding cTAGE family member 5 isoform X2: MLVDTSRMTISHTGIILWSTSMFFVLLPQLGHGLLSDFKICGDSECESRMSRVRAVRDHHGKDCRFLSFRQGETIFVYHKLSGKRSNLWAGSMNKQFGYFPKDAVKEEQKFATKEIEVVTQESDFLCIDDFGYPIDSSHLNTDDDDDDDDDDDDDDDDDFGLKSPPEEVETSQTSNYNDETNAGTTSTSKDSSSESYSTPREEVENQGNGAAKTKQESHKTVVELKEKAQSSCVGASCSTYNKDQETMETVRAMVEKQKDGGPEKNKEDHNERGSEEISLVEKVKKLSHSWTIPPQLLEGIMAQIQDVPHEIQKQPSSQTHAMKDFIKWLKIKVVSSLPDDIRPGPDFYGIPWELIIISSLVGLMTTLLFSCRCYSSVKSRMYQRKEWWMAKQVAQLFEEKCEVLETLSKCQQEYDELENSLSDSGALAKTHMTDLEVRARQIDLAKTQLEENLQELKEQLDQQRAHRIEQEQKITLLEQSMERMEEETKELQSQEEQAQTTIKVYNMNSERLQRNLETSGEEKNLLKESNTQLRQQVEGWAERVSELEEEMRRYELAHSGMVQDVANKDERIMSLTDRLLGMKAWDADLEGDGSDASKGTTGSAERNGKADGNNSEIHLQKVQKLIYAAKLNADLKSVDEDKDRVFAKLNDEVKAKEDLEASIKDLENERLSMQADTEHYSEQVQRLQQKLQIMTEMYQENELKLHRLLTVEEKERLQKEDKLNKADKNIALAMEELNNYKLRAGEMEEELEKTKQSYQTQISAHEKKAHNNWLAARAADRELSDIKRENALFRQKLTDTQFKLDALDKDPFALDSLARPLPFRAERLPYGPSPLGRPASENRALLSPPTLLEGPLSRLSPRVTRGPVEPPSGQGELEQSGGAHSDSGSVSPSWERDRRGPPPGPPGPFPPQGYMFPEPGGPVYRRPGPCPPLGVMGPLPPPGPPFPHPRGLPNSRPQGPIHPADTTDGTNRENSLGPEHDHREFGPGDRRTPPEPALRMGPAPPPGPLMGPIDCPFPGRVPFGPPDFFPPRGPGGPPMMPMWAPRPGMMFPPRYPHGGPAPPHPLSYAPPMRPPPPDGLLPPSMSQQNLPSLPCSQSHDEQTAAP, encoded by the exons ATGAACAAACAGTTTGGGTATTTTCCAAAAGACGCTGTAAAAGAGGAACAGAAGTTTGCAACTAAGGAGATAGAAGTTGTAACACAG GAATCTGATTTTCTGTGTATCGACGACTTTGGCTATCCCATTGACTCCAGTCATTTGaacactgatgatgatgatgatgatgatgatgatgatgatgatgatgatgatgatgattttggtCTGAAGAGCCCACCTGAGGAGGTTGAAACAAGTCAAACAAGCAATTACAATGACGAAACAAATGCTGGAACTACTTCAACATCTAAAGATTCCTCTTCAGAATCTTATAGCACACCAAGAGAAGAGGTTGAAAATCAGGGCAATGGTGCTGCCAAGACAAAGCAGGAATCTCATAAAACCGTTGTGGAACTGAAGGAAAAAG CTCAGTCAAGTTGTGTTGGTGCATCTTGCTCCACATACAACAAAGATCAAGAAACTATGGAGACAGTGAGGGCGATGGTAGAGAAACAGAAGGATGGAGGCCCAGAGAAAAATAAGGAAGATCACAATGAAAGGGGAAGTGAAGAAATCTCCCTGGTGGAGAAAGTTAAAAAACTGTCTCACAGTTGGACCATCCCACCACAGTTACTGGAAG ggaTAATGGCACAGATTCAGGACGTTCCTCATGAAATTCAGAAACAACCATCCTCTCAGACTCATGCAATGAAGGACTTCATCAAATGGCTTAAAATTAAG GTTGTGTCCTCACTGCCTGATGACATCAGGCCAGGTCCTGACTTCTACGGAATCCCATGGGAACTAATTATCATCTCCAGTCTGGTGGGGCTGATGACCACATTATTGTTTAGTTGTAGATGTTACAGCTCT gtCAAAAGCAGAATGTATCAAC GTAAAGAGTGGTGGATGGCTAAGCAGGTTGCACAACTGTTTGAAGAGAAGTGTGAAGTCTTGGAAACTCTCAGTAAATGTCAGCAAGAG tatgatGAGCTAGAAAACTCACTAAGTGACAGTGGCGCCTTAGCGAAAACCCATATGACAGATCTTGAG GTCAGAGCCCGACAGATAGACCTTGCTAAAACTCAACTAGAAGAAAATCTACAAGAACTGAAGGAGCAGCTGGATCAGCAGCGAGCACACAGAATAGAACAGGAACAAAAG ATCACACTCCTTGAGCAGAGCATGGAAAGAATGGAGGAGGAAACCAAGGAGCTACAATCACAAGAAGAACAG GCTCAAACCACCATCAAAGTATACAATATGAACAGTGAGAGACTACAGAGGAATCTGGAAAcatctggagaagaaaaaaatctgctcAAGGAGAGTAACACACAG TTAAGGCAACAGGTGGAGGGATGGGCGGAGCGAGTGagtgagctggaggaggagaTGAGGAGGTATGAATTGGCCCACAGCGGAATGGTGCAGGATGTGGCCAACAAGGATGAACGTATAATG TCCCTCACTGATCGGCTGCTGGGGATGAAAGCTTGGGATGCCGATCTAGAGGGAGATGGAAGTGACGCATCCAAGGGGACCACAGGAAGCGCTGAGAGGAATGGAAAAGCAGATGGAAACAACTCAGAAATCCATCTCCAGAAAGTCCAAAAGCTTATTTATGCTGCTAAG cTAAATGCAGACCTCAAATCAGTTGATGAAGACAAGGACAGAGTGTTTGCTAAACTGAATGATGAAGTAAAAGCTAAAGAGGACCTAGAAG CGAGCATTAAGGACTTGGAGAATGAGCGCTTATCTATGCAAGCTGACACTGAGCACTACTCCGAACAG GTCCAACGGCTACAACAGAAACTCCAGATTATGACGGAAATGTACCAAGAGAATGAGCTCAAGCTACACAG GCTGCTGACAGTGGAGGAAAAAGAGCGTCTGCAGAAAGAAGACAAATTGAATAAAGCAGATAAAAACATTGCTTTGGCCATGGAAGAACTCAACAACTACAA GCTTCGTGCGGGGGAAAtggaggaggagctggagaAAACCAAGCAGTCGTATCAGACACAGATATCAGCCCATGAGAAGAAGGCTCACAATAATTGG CTTGCAGCACGTGCAGCAGACAGAGAACTGTCAGACATCAAGAGAGAGAACGCCCTCTTCAGGCAGAA gcTTACGGACACACAGTTTAAGTTGGATGCCCTCGATAAAGATCCGTTCGCCTTGGATAGCCTGGCCAGGCCTTTACCTTTCCGAG CTGAAAGATTGCCTTATGGTCCTTCTCCTTTGGGTCGGCCTGCGTCTGAAAACCGAGCTTTACTCTCGCCTCCCACACTTCTTGAAGGGCCTTTAAGCAGACTGTCACCTCGAG TAACTCGTGGTCCAGTAGAGCCCCCTAGTGGCCAAGGGGAGCTAGAGCAGAGTGGAGGCGCGCACTCGGACAGCGGCTCCGTCTCGCCTTCATGGGAACGAGATCGCAGAGGGCCCCCACCAGGACCCCCTGGGCCATTCCCCCCTCAAG GCTATATGTTTCCTGAACCAGGCGGTCCAGTCTATAGGAGACCTGGTCCCTGTCCTCCCCTAGGAGTGATGGGTCCTCTGCCACCTCCAGGTCCTCCTTTCCCCCATCCAAGGGGTCTTCCTAATTCCCGGCCCCAGGGGCCCATCCACCCTGCAGACACAACAG ATGGCACAAACAGAGAAAACAGCCTCGGACCCGAGCACGACCACAGAGAg TTTGGTCCCGGTGATCGAAGGACTCCCCCTGAACCGGCTCTGAGAATGGGGCCGGCACCACCTCCTGGGCCCCTAATGGGCCCCATTGATTGCCCGTTTCCTGGGCGAGTACCCTTTGGACCTCCTGATTTCTTCCCTCCCAGAGGTCCTGGAGGACCTCCCATGATGCCAA TGTGGGCTCCCCGGCCAGGGATGATGTTCCCTCCTCGGTACCCTCACGGCGGACCTGCGCCTCCTCACCCGCTTTCTTACGCGCCACCGATGCGGCCTCCTCCACCCGATGGCCTTCTGCCTCCTTCCATGTCCCAGCAGAATCTCCCCTCGCTGCCATGCAGCCAATCGCACGATGAGCAAACAGCCGCTCCTTAA
- the mia2 gene encoding cTAGE family member 5 isoform X1 → MLVDTSRMTISHTGIILWSTSMFFVLLPQLGHGLLSDFKICGDSECESRMSRVRAVRDHHGKDCRFLSFRQGETIFVYHKLSGKRSNLWAGSMNKQFGYFPKDAVKEEQKFATKEIEVVTQESDFLCIDDFGYPIDSSHLNTDDDDDDDDDDDDDDDDDFGLKSPPEEVETSQTSNYNDETNAGTTSTSKDSSSESYSTPREEVENQGNGAAKTKQESHKTVVELKEKGGSPASSWLSSSLTGWLGVEKQEEPENSVEVKKKHLVHKEDSFTSSVTGWLRLSENEVKSVSVEDNPNWGEQDRKVVESSTMTGWLGHGGNAKADSYAEKKNDEKELDMKTAPGENFRSRKMYLDVDTQQIEEKEINDMGTLGWLGNGLSRTLGFGLNDKDTEETIQVSRGEVEKDEKQTASSSWFDLGISDILSLGKDNNDGDRTGSDTGSDNIVQRSVNSDNIQETSADSKDSELDDTSQVDQNDSMPMLTYMESSSVEQSVRENQDSKNDEVSSHELTNQVENMVDKSNIACVYGASDDECKCERRDKDMLDEIAQKSQGHESGSSLGSKTEVKESEEDDTWKEIHNKEKGEDIEEQKNVEDNQEDTEKEKIEEKSREVFSERAAQENWKVTDNNIQEDNPLEFNTDHLKKRDAEMLHETLSEGDKEKHSSRGSTPSQDAQNMEPPYLQATFISVMNFVSSLGPQKGDKEDEKQEELGEEEKQDKIKLEQQDIQVSFENEIVPRQEKQQEELTSREKPEILEELQVKTPEELKGMGQLHDKTQGVFTENGKEGGVGESKDTKNEGVNELMQGEEVKDEKQKGFEQWEKQEEMRMLEKKIHEEDDESVEELDDKKRLHEKELEYLKFGVIEEQEKPKDIEEIDDKKHGELKDFIQKVETENFEDKKQEGFERGEKSDAVDELVGKMQEVVELKEEKLEEFKDRQELHEVGKLEEKKGDVSGESRKEFEDRAQEEGGKLQEKKHKVDGESVEGLGDQKQEELEYKEQDEGDTFEKNEVDSESVEKLNNKQKEEFRDEEQGEVGKMEKYEEDGESIEESEEKENMNEKKVKTQEKASDLVEESNEFEDEKQEDLNRIIKQEKVEEKRKEGLRKWKLVGDLEEGTLEELVQFKEQERQEFNRESKVNEDMQNASDFVDSKNAGGEIESLECIEEQCTQSKQDQITREREEHSFEDGANLLYDAATITDIFLTVGTQEVSLEDIEPDLTGLSLDQNKTELTENVPRADEKGGNIYSIETESNEKTFTCNATNAGCGNESRNNGKKRDRFDEKNEVTTESGGLFGPFQRPEHELDSTINSDDYEDLQKGLQSASPYLTQNCHSNSLPPNTAKPHQPNPLSKHYKTLQDHMSTEEITILAEIFGKKKFEKLDYILGHTDVFTEDIGDESILLEIETILHHERERLFAPSTRLSDAPEEDKEQTRNIIAIQKLEVLLKRARDTFNTRKSDINRANAPAQSSCVGASCSTYNKDQETMETVRAMVEKQKDGGPEKNKEDHNERGSEEISLVEKVKKLSHSWTIPPQLLEGIMAQIQDVPHEIQKQPSSQTHAMKDFIKWLKIKVVSSLPDDIRPGPDFYGIPWELIIISSLVGLMTTLLFSCRCYSSVKSRMYQRKEWWMAKQVAQLFEEKCEVLETLSKCQQEYDELENSLSDSGALAKTHMTDLEVRARQIDLAKTQLEENLQELKEQLDQQRAHRIEQEQKITLLEQSMERMEEETKELQSQEEQAQTTIKVYNMNSERLQRNLETSGEEKNLLKESNTQLRQQVEGWAERVSELEEEMRRYELAHSGMVQDVANKDERIMSLTDRLLGMKAWDADLEGDGSDASKGTTGSAERNGKADGNNSEIHLQKVQKLIYAAKLNADLKSVDEDKDRVFAKLNDEVKAKEDLEASIKDLENERLSMQADTEHYSEQVQRLQQKLQIMTEMYQENELKLHRLLTVEEKERLQKEDKLNKADKNIALAMEELNNYKLRAGEMEEELEKTKQSYQTQISAHEKKAHNNWLAARAADRELSDIKRENALFRQKLTDTQFKLDALDKDPFALDSLARPLPFRAERLPYGPSPLGRPASENRALLSPPTLLEGPLSRLSPRVTRGPVEPPSGQGELEQSGGAHSDSGSVSPSWERDRRGPPPGPPGPFPPQGYMFPEPGGPVYRRPGPCPPLGVMGPLPPPGPPFPHPRGLPNSRPQGPIHPADTTDGTNRENSLGPEHDHREFGPGDRRTPPEPALRMGPAPPPGPLMGPIDCPFPGRVPFGPPDFFPPRGPGGPPMMPMWAPRPGMMFPPRYPHGGPAPPHPLSYAPPMRPPPPDGLLPPSMSQQNLPSLPCSQSHDEQTAAP, encoded by the exons ATGAACAAACAGTTTGGGTATTTTCCAAAAGACGCTGTAAAAGAGGAACAGAAGTTTGCAACTAAGGAGATAGAAGTTGTAACACAG GAATCTGATTTTCTGTGTATCGACGACTTTGGCTATCCCATTGACTCCAGTCATTTGaacactgatgatgatgatgatgatgatgatgatgatgatgatgatgatgatgatgattttggtCTGAAGAGCCCACCTGAGGAGGTTGAAACAAGTCAAACAAGCAATTACAATGACGAAACAAATGCTGGAACTACTTCAACATCTAAAGATTCCTCTTCAGAATCTTATAGCACACCAAGAGAAGAGGTTGAAAATCAGGGCAATGGTGCTGCCAAGACAAAGCAGGAATCTCATAAAACCGTTGTGGAACTGAAGGAAAAAGGTGGGTCTCCCGCCTCTTCCTGGCTTAGTTCTTCACTGACAGGATGGTTAGGtgtagaaaaacaggaggaaccTGAAAATTCAGTTGAAGTAAAGAAGAAACATTTGGTGCATAAAGAAGATTCGTTCACATCTTCAGTTACAGGGTGGCTGAGGTTAAGTGAAAATGAAGTAAAATCAGTTTCTGTCGAAGACAATCCAAACTGGGGAGAGCAGGACAGAAAAGTTGTTGAGTCTTCAACCATGACTGGATGGCTTGGCCATGGAGGCAATGCAAAAGCAGACTCTtatgcagaaaaaaagaatgatgagAAAGAACTGGACATGAAAACAGCACCAGGAGAGAACTTCAGGAGCAGAAAGATGTATCTAGATGTAGATACCCAACAAATAGAAGAGAAGGAGATTAACGACATGGGGACATTGGGTTGGCTTGGAAATGGGCTGTCAAGGACACTCGGGTTTGGCCTGAATGACAAGGACACGGAAGAGACAATACAAGTTAGTAGGGGAGAAGTGGAGAAGGATGAGAAACAGACAGCGTCTAGTTCTTGGTTTGATTTGGGGATCAGTGACATTTTATCATTAGGAAAAGACAACAATGATGGTGACAGAACTGGATCAGACACAGGGTCTGACAACATTGTTCAAAGATCTGTGAATTCTGACAATATTCAAGAAACATCTGCTGATAGCAAGGACAGCGAGTTAGATGACACATCTCAGGTTGATCAAAATGACTCAATGCCAATGCTCACTTACATGGAATCAAGTTCAGTGGAGCAGTCAGTGAGGGAGAATCAGgattccaaaaatgatgagGTGAGTTCACATGAGCTTacaaatcaggttgaaaacatGGTGGATAAATCTAACATAGCGTGTGTGTATGGTGCTAGTGATGATGAATGTAAATGTGAAAGAAGAGATAAAGATATGTTGGATGAGATTGCACAGAAAAGTCAAGGGCACGAAAGTGGGTCTTCTCTGGGGTCCAAAACTGAAGTAAAAGAATCAGAAGAAGATGACACGTGGAAGGAAATACACAACAAAGAGAAAGGTGAAGATATAGAAGAACAGAAGAATGTAGAAGATAATCAAGAGGAtacagaaaaggaaaaaatagaAGAGAAGAGTCGGGAAGTGTTCAGTGAGAGAGCGGCACAAGAGAACTGGAAGGTTACTGACAATAACATACAAGAAGACAACCCTCTAGAATTTAACACAGACCACTTGAAAAAGAGAGATGCTGAAATGTTACATGAAACTCTATCAGAAGGggataaagaaaaacattcctCTCGTGGTAGCACACCCAGTCAAGATGCCCAAAACATGGAGCCACCTTACCTCCAAGCGACATTCATATCCGTGATGAACTTTGTGTCTTCTCTTGGACCCCAAAAAGGAGATAAAGAAGATGAAAAACAAGAGGAATTGGGTGAGGAAGAGAAACAGGACAAGATTAAGCTAGAACAGCAAGACATTCAAGTGTCGTTCGAGAACGAGATTGTACCGAGACAAGAGAAACAGCAAGAGGAGCTTACATCCAGGGAAAAGCCTGAAATCTTGGAAGAGTTACAAGTTAAGACACCAGAAGAGTTAAAAGGGATGGGTCAGTTACATGATAAGACGCAGGGAGTGTTTACAGAGAATGGGAAGGAAGGAGGGGTGGGGGAATCAAAAGACACAAAGAATGAaggagttaatgagttaatgcaGGGGGAGGAAGTAAAAGATGAGAAGCAGAAAGGCTTTGAACAATGGGAGAAGCAAGAGGAGATGAGAATGTTGGAGAAGAAGATCCATGAAGAGGATGATGAGTCAGTAGAGGAGCTAGATGATAAGAAAAGATTACATGAGAAGGAGTTAGAATATTTGAAGTTTGGCGTGATTGAAGAGCAGGAAAAGCCAAAGGATATAGAGGAGATTGATGACAAGAAACATGGAGAACTGAAGGATTTTATACAGAAGGTGGAGACAGAGAACTTTGAAGATAAGAAGCAGGAAGGATTTGAAAGAGGAGAGAAAAGTGATGCGGTGGATGAGTTAGTAGGGAAGATGCAAGAAGTGGTGGAGTTAAAGGAAGAGAAACTAGAAGAGTTTAAAGACAGACAGGAGCTGCATGAGGTGGGAAAGTTAGAGGAGAAAAAGGGTGATGTGAGTGGTGAGTCAAGAAAAGAGTTTGAAGACAGGGCGCAAGAGGAGGGGGGAAAGTTACAAGAAAAGAAACATAAAGTGGATGGTGAGTCAGTAGAGGGGTTAGGAGACCAGAAGCAAGAAGAATTAGAATACAAGGAGCAAGATGAAGGGGACACGTTTGAGAAGAATGAAGTTGATAGTGAATCAGTAGAAAAGCTTAACAACAAGCAGAAAGAAGAGTTCAGAGATGAGGAGCAGGGGGAGGTGGGAAAGATGGAGAAGTATGAAGAAGATGGTGAGTCAATAGAAGAGTCAGAAGAGAAGGAGAATATGAACGAGAAAAAAGTGAAAACGCAGGAAAAGGCAAGCGACTTAGTAGAGGAGTCAAATGAGTTTGAAGATGAGAAACAGGAAGATTTAAACAGAATAATTAAGCAGGAAAAAGTTGAGGAGAAACGGAAAGAAGGGTTAAGAAAGTGGAAACTTGTTGGGGACTTAGAAGAGGGAACACTCGAGGAGTTAGTTCAGTTCAAAGAACAGGAAAGGCAAGAATTTAATAGGGAGTCAAAGGTAAATGAAGACATGCAGAATGCTAGTGACTTTGTGGATAGCAAGAATGCTGGTGGGGAAATAGAGAGTCTTGAATGTATTGAGGAGCAGTGTACTCAATCTAAACAAGATCAAATCACAAGAGAGCGAGAAGAACATAGTTTTGAGGATGGAGCAAATCTTCTGTATGATGCAGCAACAATAACAGACATTTTCTTAACAGTCGGAACACAAGAGGTCTCCCTAGAGGACATTGAGCCTGATCTTACTGGTTTGTCGTTGGATCAGAACAAAACTGAGCTCACAGAAAATGTGCCACGCGCAGATGAGAAAGGTGGGAATATTTATTCAATTGAGACTGAGAgtaatgaaaaaacatttacgTGTAACGCTACGAATGCAGGATGCGGAAATGAATCCAGAAACAATGGAAAGAAAAGAGATCggtttgatgaaaaaaatgaagttacAACAGAAAGTGGAGGATTATTTGGCCCCTTTCAGCGCCCCGAACATGAGCTGGACTCCACAATAAATAGTGATGATTATGAGGACTTGCAAAAAGGTTTGCAGTCAGCGTCTCCATACCTGACACAAAATTGTCATTCCAATTCTTTGCCTCCAAACACAGCAAAGCCCCACCAACCTAACCCTCTGTCCAAACACTACAAGACTCTCCAAGACCATATGAGCACAGAAGAGATAACTATTTTGGCTGAGATATTTGGGAAGAAGAAATTTGAAAAACTGGATTACATTCTTGGCCACACAGACGTTTTCACTGAAGACATTGGTGATGAATCGATATTGTTGGAAATTGAAACAATTCTGCACCACGAAAGGGAGAGACTTTTTGCACCAAGCACGAGACTCTCTGATGCACCAGAAGAGGACAAAGAACAGACCAGAAATATTATTGCAATTCAGAAACTAGAAGTACTGCTGAAAAGAGCGAGGGACACTTTCAACACCAGAAAGTCAGACATCAATAGAGCAAACGCTCCag CTCAGTCAAGTTGTGTTGGTGCATCTTGCTCCACATACAACAAAGATCAAGAAACTATGGAGACAGTGAGGGCGATGGTAGAGAAACAGAAGGATGGAGGCCCAGAGAAAAATAAGGAAGATCACAATGAAAGGGGAAGTGAAGAAATCTCCCTGGTGGAGAAAGTTAAAAAACTGTCTCACAGTTGGACCATCCCACCACAGTTACTGGAAG ggaTAATGGCACAGATTCAGGACGTTCCTCATGAAATTCAGAAACAACCATCCTCTCAGACTCATGCAATGAAGGACTTCATCAAATGGCTTAAAATTAAG GTTGTGTCCTCACTGCCTGATGACATCAGGCCAGGTCCTGACTTCTACGGAATCCCATGGGAACTAATTATCATCTCCAGTCTGGTGGGGCTGATGACCACATTATTGTTTAGTTGTAGATGTTACAGCTCT gtCAAAAGCAGAATGTATCAAC GTAAAGAGTGGTGGATGGCTAAGCAGGTTGCACAACTGTTTGAAGAGAAGTGTGAAGTCTTGGAAACTCTCAGTAAATGTCAGCAAGAG tatgatGAGCTAGAAAACTCACTAAGTGACAGTGGCGCCTTAGCGAAAACCCATATGACAGATCTTGAG GTCAGAGCCCGACAGATAGACCTTGCTAAAACTCAACTAGAAGAAAATCTACAAGAACTGAAGGAGCAGCTGGATCAGCAGCGAGCACACAGAATAGAACAGGAACAAAAG ATCACACTCCTTGAGCAGAGCATGGAAAGAATGGAGGAGGAAACCAAGGAGCTACAATCACAAGAAGAACAG GCTCAAACCACCATCAAAGTATACAATATGAACAGTGAGAGACTACAGAGGAATCTGGAAAcatctggagaagaaaaaaatctgctcAAGGAGAGTAACACACAG TTAAGGCAACAGGTGGAGGGATGGGCGGAGCGAGTGagtgagctggaggaggagaTGAGGAGGTATGAATTGGCCCACAGCGGAATGGTGCAGGATGTGGCCAACAAGGATGAACGTATAATG TCCCTCACTGATCGGCTGCTGGGGATGAAAGCTTGGGATGCCGATCTAGAGGGAGATGGAAGTGACGCATCCAAGGGGACCACAGGAAGCGCTGAGAGGAATGGAAAAGCAGATGGAAACAACTCAGAAATCCATCTCCAGAAAGTCCAAAAGCTTATTTATGCTGCTAAG cTAAATGCAGACCTCAAATCAGTTGATGAAGACAAGGACAGAGTGTTTGCTAAACTGAATGATGAAGTAAAAGCTAAAGAGGACCTAGAAG CGAGCATTAAGGACTTGGAGAATGAGCGCTTATCTATGCAAGCTGACACTGAGCACTACTCCGAACAG GTCCAACGGCTACAACAGAAACTCCAGATTATGACGGAAATGTACCAAGAGAATGAGCTCAAGCTACACAG GCTGCTGACAGTGGAGGAAAAAGAGCGTCTGCAGAAAGAAGACAAATTGAATAAAGCAGATAAAAACATTGCTTTGGCCATGGAAGAACTCAACAACTACAA GCTTCGTGCGGGGGAAAtggaggaggagctggagaAAACCAAGCAGTCGTATCAGACACAGATATCAGCCCATGAGAAGAAGGCTCACAATAATTGG CTTGCAGCACGTGCAGCAGACAGAGAACTGTCAGACATCAAGAGAGAGAACGCCCTCTTCAGGCAGAA gcTTACGGACACACAGTTTAAGTTGGATGCCCTCGATAAAGATCCGTTCGCCTTGGATAGCCTGGCCAGGCCTTTACCTTTCCGAG CTGAAAGATTGCCTTATGGTCCTTCTCCTTTGGGTCGGCCTGCGTCTGAAAACCGAGCTTTACTCTCGCCTCCCACACTTCTTGAAGGGCCTTTAAGCAGACTGTCACCTCGAG TAACTCGTGGTCCAGTAGAGCCCCCTAGTGGCCAAGGGGAGCTAGAGCAGAGTGGAGGCGCGCACTCGGACAGCGGCTCCGTCTCGCCTTCATGGGAACGAGATCGCAGAGGGCCCCCACCAGGACCCCCTGGGCCATTCCCCCCTCAAG GCTATATGTTTCCTGAACCAGGCGGTCCAGTCTATAGGAGACCTGGTCCCTGTCCTCCCCTAGGAGTGATGGGTCCTCTGCCACCTCCAGGTCCTCCTTTCCCCCATCCAAGGGGTCTTCCTAATTCCCGGCCCCAGGGGCCCATCCACCCTGCAGACACAACAG ATGGCACAAACAGAGAAAACAGCCTCGGACCCGAGCACGACCACAGAGAg TTTGGTCCCGGTGATCGAAGGACTCCCCCTGAACCGGCTCTGAGAATGGGGCCGGCACCACCTCCTGGGCCCCTAATGGGCCCCATTGATTGCCCGTTTCCTGGGCGAGTACCCTTTGGACCTCCTGATTTCTTCCCTCCCAGAGGTCCTGGAGGACCTCCCATGATGCCAA TGTGGGCTCCCCGGCCAGGGATGATGTTCCCTCCTCGGTACCCTCACGGCGGACCTGCGCCTCCTCACCCGCTTTCTTACGCGCCACCGATGCGGCCTCCTCCACCCGATGGCCTTCTGCCTCCTTCCATGTCCCAGCAGAATCTCCCCTCGCTGCCATGCAGCCAATCGCACGATGAGCAAACAGCCGCTCCTTAA